From the Candidatus Oleimmundimicrobium sp. genome, the window AATATGTCCAATGTAAGCTTTGTCGTTTTTTGGGACAAACACGGTAAGTGTGGTCCCCATTCCGCGTTTTTTGGGACTAGATAGACTTTCTAAATAAACGGCCTTGTTTGCTTTTTTAATACTTGAGAAAAGATTTTTTTTCAGTTCTTTTTCTAAAAAAATGTTTTTGGCTAGTGTTTTCAAGGCAAGCGAGCTTGCTATCTCGCCCGCGTTGTGTCCACCCATCCCATCGGCCACGGCAAATATGGTGCCATTAGCGATATAGGCATCCTCATTTATTTCTCTTATTTTGCCTATGTCTGTGCGTGTCCCGTACTTCATAGTTACTCCACATATTTAAAAGTTGTCTGGCCCACTTTTATCTTGTCGCCAAGTTTGAGTTTTTGTGGTTTATTGATTCTTTCTCCGTTTAAAAAAGTACCATTTGCGCTTCTCAAATCCTGGAGCAGTATTTTTCCGTTACGCTTACAAATCAAGCAATGTTGTTTTGAAATAAAAATATCTTTAAGAAAGATGTCATTTTCAGGAGTTCTTCCTATGGTAAGTTCTTGGGCAACAGGGAAAGTTCTGCCCACTTTTTCCGTTGTGCTTTCTAAAACCACAAGACGAGGGTTCTTGATTATTTTTGAACTTTTTGAGACGGGTTTTCCGACCACTTCTTCCCTCAGGTCTTTAGCAATCATTCTAATTAAGACGTATAAAAAAAGGTATATCAAAATTAAAAAAATAGTTTTAAGGCCAAATTGAACTGCACTAAACATAACTTCTCCTAAAAAATTTAATTGAAGTTGCTCCCATTATTATCACATCTCTGTCGGCAAGTTTAGCTTCTGTAATTTTTTCTCCGTTTAAAAGTGTGCCGTTTGTGCTGCCCAAGTCCTTCAAGACGAAATTATTTTCTATTGCTCTAATTTCAGCATGAACACGAGAAATACTAGCATCTTTTATTGGAACATCGTTGCTTTCAAGTCGGCCGATGGTTGTAATTTCTTTGGTGAGAGGGAAGATGTAATCTTCATCTCGCTCTGAAATGATTAAGGAGGCTCCCTTCGGAACTAAATTGCCTTGTTTCTTTTCTTCGGAGGGAAAGATATCTTTATCGGATGCGGCGTCTTCAATCATGGAACTTTTTACTTCAATTTCTCCAAGAGAAAGAGAGTCTTTTGCCTCGATTTTAATTTGAGGAATACCGGTGAGGGCAAAGCCCTCTTTTTTTGCATTAGCTTCTACGAACTCGGAAAGCTCTTTTATTAAAACGCTTTCGAAAGATGTAAGTAGCTTTTTATCTTCAGAGCTTACATAGACGACAAAGGAGTTTGGTGCGTATATTTTGGAAACGCTTATGGTTTTATGTTCGCTCATTTCTCGCGCTATCTTTTTGGCAATTTCAATGGGTTGGATTTGGGACTTAAATTGTTTTATGAAGAAACCCTCGACCAATTCCCCTAATTTTTTTTCGAACTCTTTTAAGAGACTCAAATTTTCACCTCATCGTCTTCAAAGGCAACCTTGCTTTTCTGTTTCATCCTGACTTGTTTATAAGGAATGAGCATCAGCAACAATATAAGTATTATAACGGAAAAAGAGAAAGCTTGAAGAGCTTCCTCAAGAGCGAGAGAGGGCTGGTCTCCCAGTGAGGGTAACCATACATATCCTGCCAAGAGGAGCATAAGGCCAAGCGAAAACCCCAAAGCGTTTCCTGCCAGGCGTCTGTTTCGAACCAACCAGCCGACCACAAATCCGCATAGTGCCCAAGTAATTATCTGAAACAAAAGCACGGGTTGGTGAACAAATGCTTCGAGAACATTAAGAAGTGCTATGAATGGGTTGGTAACTCCTTTTAAATTTTTGGCTAAATAAAAAGAGTTTGAGACATTAAATAATCGAATAACCGAATGACCCGAGAAAATATCATAAAGCTCCAGACTCAAACATCCAGCCCCGCTTGTTATGCTTGCTGCCGGGGCGGCTAAAAAAAGGCCCGCGAGGAAAGGGAAAAGGAGAGCTAAATTTATTTTTGCTAAGATAGGTACGGTAATTGGGATTATCGCTGCCAAAGGATTTCGCCAACCAAAAACGACTATATAAATGATTGAAAATGTAGCAAAAAGAATTGCGAGGGCTGGAGAAAAACTGAAGATTGCCGGAGTAATTATTATTGGCAAAAGAGCCAACCCTCCTGAGGGGGAAAATAAAGCAATTAAAAATATAATCAAAGGAAGAAAAAGCGCAAAACCTGAAGGATAGAAAGCCAATCCGTTAAGAGCAAACCAGCACGTAAGAGCCATAAGAGAAGCCCCAAAAATTTTTGAAATGGATTCTTGCTTAGTTTCCCAGATATCCCAAATACTTGCTCTTAAACTTTCTAAAAATTCTTCATTTTCAAATTCATCTTCAAAGTAATCAGGGTTATTCGCGATTTTCAAATAAAGTGGTTTTAAAATTTTTTCTAAACTGACTCCGGGACGCTTATATTTTTCAATTTTGTAGCGCGTTTGAGTTATTGTCCTATACCTGTCATCAGGATTTTTTGCTAAAGCAGTCGCGATTACATGATCAAGCTTCTTAGGGATTAAGGGGTTTAACTCGTTTGGCGATGGTGGGTTGAGGTTCATGATTTTAAATATGGTGGCTGCCGGTGTTTCAGCTTCAAATGGATTTTCCCCGGTAAGCATCTCATAAAACACTACTCCCAGAGCAAAAATGTCGGTTGCCTCATCAAGATAATCACCAGAAACTTGTTCGGGCGACATGTATCCAATTGTTCCTATGGCAGATCCTTCCGAAGTGAGCGTGGAAGTTCCTTTTAGCCGGGCAATACCAAAATCCATAACTTTTACCCTGCCGTCGCGAAGCAGCATGATATTTTCGGGTTTAATGTCTCTGTGAATAATGTCGTTTGAATGAGCACACTCTAAAGCGAGGCATATTTGAGAAGCTATGGCAATGCTTTGGTCAAGGGAAAGAGGGGCTTCCCATTTCAATATTTTGGAGAGAGTCACGCCGCTTATGTACTCCATAATTAAATAATAATTCTCTTCGTCCTCGTCAAACTCGTGCAATGTAACAATGTTAGGATGGTTTAACAGAGCGGCTGTTTGAGCTTCTCTCATTGTCCTCGGAGCACTTTGAGTATCGATGGGGATTACTTTAATTGCGACAACTCGTTCCATCCGCGTATCGAATGCTTTGTATACTTTCGCAAAACCCCCACTGCCAATCTCTTCTAAAACTTGAAATCGTTCCAGTAAAAACTCTTCAGCCAAGATTTTCTCCAATCAAGGTAATTTTTAGTTTATTTTACTAGCTTCGGCTCAATTTAACTACCGTAGTTTGATTTAACAAGAAAAATGATATAATTTAAATGGTTTTTTGCTTGGTTTTTTGCTGAGTGGATTAATCGGCCGGGGTGGTGAAACTGGCAAACACGCTAGGTTCAGGGCTTAGTGCTCGAAAGGGCTTGCGGGTTCGAATCCCGCCTCCGGCACCATAAAAACAGTTATTCCCTAAAAATTTTGCGGAGGAGCTAATTACGGATACAAAATATTCCCCAAGCGGCAAAGTGAAATATTTAAGAAGGCCATCCCGCAAAAAGCAATTTATTAAATTTCTGGTGCCATTTTTGTTTGTTCTGGGACTGCTCTATTTTTTAGGTCAACTTGGCGAGAGCAAGCCCTCAGAATTTACAGAATACGCAATTCAGGTAAATAAAATGATTCGTGCCTCAAACGAAACGGCTGAGGGCTTTAACGAACTAAAAATACAAGCACCCACTATTTCTCGAGCTGAGCTGAAGGCCAGATTAATTCAATATACGAAGGACTGTGCCGATGTGCAAGAAGACTGTGCTTCATTGATGGTGCCTGAAGAATTGAGAAAAATACATCCTTATTTGCAGCTTTGTTTTGAAATGCGGGGGAAAGGGATGGAAGATTATCAACCGGCTATATTTAACGCTCTTAAAGATGAAGATTTAGAAGTTGCTACATCCCAAGTGTCTAAAGCATTGAGATATCTATCATTGAGCGATGACGCATACGTTCTCTTTAAAGAGAACGCGGAGGAGTTTTTTAGAGAGAAGGGAGTCGATGCTTCTCTGTTGGAACTGACATCTTTCGATGCTGAGCTGGCTTTTGATAAATCGGGTGTCTTGTCTTTTTTACAAGAACTTAAAGGGATTGAGGCCTTAGAAATAATTCACGGCGTTGCCATAGTGGAGCTTTCAACTAATCCGAAACAAACGAGTTATGATGAAAGTTCAAAAACGGCGATTTTGCCTGAAGTTGAAGAATTTGTTGTGGTGGTAACAGTTGAAAATCAAGGGAATCAAATTGAGAACAATCTTCTGGTTGAAGCCATCCTTAAATCAGAAATTGAGCTTGAAGGGCAGCTTAAAAGCGTTAAAATTAACTCCCTTGCACCTGGGGCACGAAAAACCATAACAATACGGGGGCTGAAGCCCACCGGAAGCGGTGTTATTAATCTCTTTACGGTAACCGTTGGCCCCTTGGTTGGGGAAAAACTTATAACAAACAATACCAGGGAGTACAAGTTTGTACTTAAGTAGGGTTTTTTAATACTTTTTCTGCAACTTTTTTAATCTCATCGTAGACTTCTTTAACGGCTACGCCTTTTTCTTTTGCAAGGAGGGCGCAGTCATCGTACTCGGGTGAGACGCTGACTATCTCGTTTTTAAATTTTCCCACCTTGACTTTAGCTTCACCAAATTTTGTTTTTACGATGACTATTTCACGCAAGGCTTTTCTACGCACTTTTTTTGAAATTCGCACCCCCAAAGTGTTTGTCTCTTTAAAGATTATATCCATGATAGCCTCTTCTTTTTGAATGGGGGCGAGTGCTGAAATAGTCGTTCCCGGCCGGTTTTTTTTCATATATACGGGAGTTGTCCATACATCAAGAGCCCCCGCGTTAAAGAGTTTTTCCATTATATATCCATAAAATTCGGGATTCATGTCGTCGATATTAGTATCTACGACAATCACTTCATCTTCCTCAACCTCTTTATGGGTAGAAATCATTTCGCCGATGATAACCCTTAACACGTTTGGTCTTTTTAAATCCCTTGTTCCGGCTCCATAACCTGTTGAGATAATCCTTAAGGGTGGAATTTCTCCAAAATGCTCTGTGTAAGTTTTGATGATAGACGCACCGGTAGGCGTAGTGAGCTCCGTGTTTTCTCCACCGAAATAGATGGGAACATCTTTTAAGATTTCAAGCGTTGCGGGAGAGGGAATTGGCATAATGCCATGATTGGTTTTAGTGAGTCCTGTTCCGGTGGCAACGGGGGAGGCGAAGACCTTTTCGATTTTTAAATAGTTTAATCCGATAGCAGTTCCAACAATATCAATTATTGAATCGGTGGCGCCTACTTCATGAAAGTGGACATTGTTGAGCTTCTTTTTGTGTATTTTTGCTTCTGCTTGAGCAAGGGTGAGGAAAACCTTTTTACCATTCTCTTTGATGGTCATATCCAATTTGCTATCGTCAATTAAATTTTTTACGTTACTCCAATAACGGATGATACCTTTTTCTTCAGCTTGGACATAGACTTTGGTCGCGGCGATTCCTGCCTTTTCAACTTTTTTTGCCGTTATTGAATAATTTTTCAATGGAAGTTTTTTTAGCTCGTTCTCGAGCACTTCAAAAGGCAGCCCGGCATCTAAAAGCGCGCCCAGAGTCATGTCTCCGCTTATTCCGGAAAAACAATCAAAGTAAGCTACCTTCATCTAATCATTCCTTTTATCGGTTGGCGAGCCAGATTTAATGCCCAAAATCTTTTATGAATTTATTCTTAAGATTTTGGATTTTTTGCTCTTCCCCGAGTTCGTGAATTTCGTTAAATTTTGCAATAATTTTTAGAAAAATATGAAAACTCAAAGCGAGCCAAGTTGCAATGTGTCCCTTGCTTGGTTGAGCGCGCAGAGTTAGTTTGCCCTTAACAGGCACAATAAAATCGTCCGAATTGATTGGGTTTGGATGGGCCGCGTTGGATAAGAGCCAATATGCTTTGTCATAAAGAAATAAAAATTCATTTTTACGAGAGGATTCATCACCTACAAGCGCTTTATCAATTTCTTTAGCCATCTCCCGGCGATTTTTAGGTGACCATTTTCTGTACTTCTGAAAACTCTTTAAAGTTCTTTCATCAATTTTTTGGTAATTGTTTAAAATCTCTTCTTTTATCTCAAGAGGGACCAGTACGTCCTGGTGTCCATCGTTCTCCAGCTTTTTCAATGCTTCCCTGTACATAAAAGAGGCAAAGTCTAAAAATCTTTTGCTTCTATCTTGGGGGTCAAGGGACATCCAATATAAATCGATAAGGTTTTCTAAGAGGCTTCTTAAAAGAGTACCGGCATCTTCACCAAAACCTTTAATGGACAGCGTTCTTGTGGCCCAATAAGTTTTTCGGCTTTTGGCAAAGAAAAGTATGGTTATTCTCTCAAACGCGGAAGTGGGCTCGAACTCTTTCTCGGACCACTCATCTGCCAGTTTTAGCAGGTTATCGGTGTGGTCAAAAAGTTTTTTATGTTCTTTATACAAGCTTTTTTCGAAATCTTTTAGTGTTTTATTCGAAAAATTTTCTTGGTTGTTGCCCATTTATTCTCCCAATTGATTTATCAATGTGGCGATGTGTCCTGCTCCAAATCCATTATCTATATTTACGACAGCTACGCCCGGAGCGCAAGAGTTCATCATTGTAAGAAGAGCGGCAAGCCCTCCGAAACTTGCTCCATACCCTATGTTTGTGGGAACGGCAATAACCGGACACGAAACAAGTCCTCCCACCACGCTTGGGAGAGCTCCTTCCATGCCGGCCACGGCGATGATTACGCGAGCAGCTCTCAATTTTTCACTGTAGGCAAGAAGGCGATGGATTCCCGCTACGCCTACGTCATATAAGCGTTCTACCTTGCTTCCCATCATCTCGGCAGTTATGGCGGCTTCTTCGGCTACCCTTATATCTGATGTACCCGCGGTGATTACGAGAATTTGTCCAATTTGGGGAGCTTTCTTCTCTTCAATTACTACTATTTTTGCCTCGGGATAATATCTAGCTTTGGGGGCTACCTTTTCTATCGTCTTAAATATTTGTTCATTGGCTTTTGTGGCAAGGATATTAACCTTGCTTTTTTTGAGAGATTTTACGATTTTACTTATCTCGTTCGGAGTTTTTCCGCTACAGAAAATTACTTCCGGAAACCCTGTTCTTAAGGGACGATGGTGGTCAACTTTGGCAAAACCAAGATCTTCAAATGGGAGATTTCGTAAATTTTCCATAGCCTCATCGACACCAACCTCGCCTTTTTTCACTTTCTCTATTAAGTCTTTAATCCCTGAATCCATTAGCTATCTCCTTAAGGCGACTTATTCGTGCTCTTCTGATTATATCCTTTTAAATCGAGGGATGTATAAATGAAGCCAATCTTATGAAGCTTTTCCCAAACCAAATTGCGTATTTTGGGCTCGAGAAGAAGCGGAATATCTTCTACATTTGTTTCGATGCGGGCTGTGTGTTCTCCGTGAATCCTCACCCTTACGGTTTTTAACCCAAGCTTTTTTAAAAAATCCTCGGCCTCATCTATTTTTTGGAGTTTGCCGGCAGTTATTATCTCATTCTGGAACACGCGTGTTGCTAAGCAGGTTTCGGAAGGCTTATCCCAATCCGGCCAATCAGATTCTTTTAAAAGTTTTCTAATTTCCTTTTTTCCAAAACCAACTTCGACAAGGGGCGATATTATCCCAAGCTCTTTAGCCACCAGTCTTCCGGGTCGAAATTCATTTTCGTCATCTGCGTTTGTTCCGTCAAGCAAACAATAAAAACCTTCTTTTTTGGCGGCCTCTTTTAGTTTTTTGTAGAGATTTTGTTTGCAAAAATAGCATCTCTTCTCTGTGTTTTTTAGAAAGTTCTCGTTTTTTAGTTCATCTGTTTCGAGGGTAAGGTGCTTCACCTTGAGGAATTCTGCAATTTCTTTCGCTCTTTTTAAGTTTTCCTTGGGGATTACGTCTAAACACCCCGTTATGGCTAACACATTTTTTCCGAGGGCCTCTTTGGCAGTTTTGAGAACGAACAGGCTGTCAACGCCTCCCGAAAAAGCGACGGCCACGCCGCTTGTTGATGAGATTATTTTGTAAAGTTTCTTGTATTTTAATCTGTAGGACATTGTAACGCTCCCGGGAAATTTCTTAGAATAATAATAACAGGCTAAAAGAGAATGCAAAAGACATGTCTATTGTGTATAATTTTACAAAAGTTAAGAGGAGGTTGTTTTGTTGGCCATTATTCAGAATCCGGTCATTTTAGGTACCATTATATTTGTTCTAATTGGTTGGTTAATCTTTCTATCAACCCAGCTTTTGATGATTCGTCGAAGGTACCGAGCGATAAACGAGGCCGCGAAGAAAGGTGATCTCGCGAGTTTGATTAATCAATGTGTAAAAGATATTGATGAAGTTGAAACTCAGCTTAAAGAAGCCAAATTACATCAAGAACAAATTTGGAGTCAGCTTCAAGGGGCTATTCAGAGGGTGGGGATTGTAAGGTTTGATGCCTTTGGTGACATGGGGGGAAAACTTAGTTTTGCGGCAGCTTTTTTGAATGAAAATGGAAACGGGATTGTTGTCAGTACAATCAATGGTCGTCAAGAAAGTAGATGTTACGCAAAGCCGGTGGAAGAAGAAAGTTCGCCTTACGCTCTTTCTCAAGAGGAGAAGGAAGCAATTGCAAGGGCAATGACCAAGAGCAAGTCTAAACCTGGCAGAAGATTAGGGGGAGACTATGAAGAAATTTGAAAACAAGAAAATAGCCTTTTTGGGACCAAGGGGAACATTTACTGAGGAAGCGTTACTCTCCGCGGTTGCGGTAAAAGAGGAGAATCTTGTTCCCTACGCTACGGTTTATGATGTCATCAAAGCCATTGATAAAAGTGAAGTTAAAAACGGGATAGTTCCAATTGAAAATTCTATTGAAGGTTCGGTCAACGCTACGCTTGATGTACTTACCTTCGAGGCAAATAATTTATTAATAGAACGTGAGATAATCGTTCCAATTAGACATAGATTAATTGTTAAGCCGGGGGTGGGGCTTAAAGATATTACTACCGTTGTATCTCATCCACAGGCTGTGGCCCAATGCAGAAAATATTTAGCAAAAAACCTTCCCGGTATAGAAATATTGGCGGCAAATAGTACGGCTGACGCAGTAAGGAAGGTTGCAGAAGCCAATCACCAATCGGCGGCTATTGGCACAGAGCTTGCCGCAAAATTGTATGGGTTAAAGGTTTTAAAGGAAGACATTGAAGACTTTAAAGATAACAAAACAAGGTTTGTGCTTTTGGGCAAAGAGCCGGCTAAAAGGACCGGCAAAGACAAGACATCCATTGTTGTTTTTATCTATGAGGACAGGCCCGGGAGTCTTTTGCAGATATTGCAGGAATTTGCTTACAGGTACATAAATTTAACCAAAATACAGTCGAGGCCAACCAAAAAAGGTCTGGGCAATTACTGTTTTTGGATAGATATGGAAGGGCACGTTGAAGACGAAGTCGTGTCATCGGCAATAAAATGTTTGAAATGCAAATTTCGTGTTGTGAAAGTTCTCGGCTCTTACCCCGCGGCTAAAAAATAGGAGAAACATGCTGGACGCAAAATTTGTTCGCGAAAACATAGATGTTGTTAAAGCAGCTCTGAAAAACAGAGGTTCCGATATTAATATAGATGAGTTTGTTTTATTGGATAAGCGGCGCAGGGAGTTACTTGTTGAAGTTGAACAACTAAAAAGTATTCGCAACAAAGCCTCTGAAGAAATTGGAAAGCTTAAAAAAGAAAGCAAAGATGTTTCAGAAAAAATGCTTTCTATGCGGGAACTATCCCGGAAAATAAAAGATATAGATGTTCAGATTAATGAAGTTGAAAGCAAGCTTTCTAATTTTATGTTGGAAATTCCAAATATTCCTCATTCGAGCGTTCCGATGGGGGTTGATGAGAACAATAATAAAACCATAAGGAGTTGGGGCAAGCCTCCTAAATTTAAGTTTGAACCTCAAGCTCATTGGGACATAGGGGTAAATCTGGATGTCCTTGATTTTAAGCGTGGGGCAAAGATTGCCGAATCCCGCTTTACTTTGCTGAAAGGGTTTGGCGCAAAACTTGAGAGGGCGCTTATCAACTTCATGCTTGATTTGCATACGGGCGAGCATAATTATACTGAAATTTTTCCACCGGTTTTAGTTAATTCTAAAAGTATGACGAGTACAGGTCAGTTGCCAAAGTTCGGGGCGGAGCTCTATAAATGTGCCGACGATGACCTTTATCTTATTCCCACGGCCGAAGTTCCGGTAACCAACATCTTTAGAGAAGAGATATTAAAAGAAAAAGACCTTCCTATAAAATATACTGCCTACACACCTTGTTTCCGTCGTGAAGCCGGAGCGGCGGGCAAAGATACGCGAGGCATTATCCGCCAACATCAGTTCAATAAGGTGGAGATGGTGAAATTTGTAAAACCCGAAGAATCCTACGATGAACTGGAGAAATTGGCGAGCGATGCCGAGGAGGTCCTTCAAAAACTGGGCCTTCATTATCGAGTGGTTGAACTTTGCACCGGAGATTTAGGATTTTCGGCGGCCAAGACCTATGATCTGGAAGTTTGGATGCCGTCGTATGAGGGATACAAGGAAATATCTTCGTGTAGCAATTTTGGAGATTTTCAGGCCCGTCGGGCAAATATTCGATACAGAACGGAAGACAAAAAAGTAAGATTTGTTCATACTTTAAACGGTTCCGGCCTGGCAATAGGCCGAACCCTTGCCGCCATCTTGGAAAATTATCAGCAGGAAGATGGAAGTGTCATTGTGCCTGAAGTCCTTAGGCCCTATATGGGCGGGGTGGAGAAGATAGAGTAGCGACAGCTCTCAGTCACCAGCAAACCAATCAACAAGCCAACTACCAAACCCAATTAGATTGAAATAGAAAATTAACTCAAGCGTATAATTTTCTATGTGGCAACCGGTGTGCTTATCGGTTTTTTAGCAGGCAAAATGAAGGAGAGAAAAATCAAACAAACGTCATAGTACAAAGAAAGTCTGGATGGAAAGGTTTGTTAAATGATTGAATTAAACTCTCTTTTTAAGCAAGCGCTTAAACTGATGGAAGAAACCGATAAGAATATTTTCATCACCGGTCGAGCGGGAACCGGAAAATCGACGCTGCTTGATTATTTTCGGTCAACTACCAAAAAAAACATTGTGGTTTTAGCGCCAACGGGCGTAGCGGCCGTGAATGTTTCCGGCCAGACCGTTCACTCATTTTTCGGCTTCAAACCGGGTGTGACGGTTGAGCAAGTTAGAAAAAAAGCAAAAAAGAAAACGTCTGTGGTTTACAAAAAGCTTGATGCAATTGTAATTGACGAGGTCTCCATGGTGAGAGCCGATCTTTTGGATTGCGTCGACCAGTTTCTAAGAATCAATGGCAAGATTTCAGGAGTGCCTTTTGGAGGCATCCAAATGATTTTTATTGGAGATCTTTATCAAATTCCGCCCGTCGTGATTGGGCATGAGCGGGAGACTTTTAGAAGTTACTACAAAAGTGAGCATTTTTTTGATGCGAAAGTTTTTAATGGCGTAGATGTTAAGTATTTGGAGCTTGAGAAGATTTATCGTCAAACAGACAAAAAATTCATAGAACTCTTAAATAAAATTCGCAACAAGACTGTTAACGATAAAGATGTTGAGATGATTAACAAACGATATTTTGAAGATGAGAACAATTTACCGGGTGACGCTATTTGTTTGACTACAACTAACGCGATGGCTGACGAGCAAAACAAAGCAAAGTTGACTCGGGTTCGTGGCAAACAGCATGTTTTTGAGGCTGAGATTAAGGGGAGGTTTGACGAAAAGCATTTTCCGGCCGAGAAAATACTTAAACTTAAAAAGAAAGCTCAA encodes:
- a CDS encoding AAA family ATPase is translated as MIELNSLFKQALKLMEETDKNIFITGRAGTGKSTLLDYFRSTTKKNIVVLAPTGVAAVNVSGQTVHSFFGFKPGVTVEQVRKKAKKKTSVVYKKLDAIVIDEVSMVRADLLDCVDQFLRINGKISGVPFGGIQMIFIGDLYQIPPVVIGHERETFRSYYKSEHFFDAKVFNGVDVKYLELEKIYRQTDKKFIELLNKIRNKTVNDKDVEMINKRYFEDENNLPGDAICLTTTNAMADEQNKAKLTRVRGKQHVFEAEIKGRFDEKHFPAEKILKLKKKAQVMLLNNDSAGRWVNGTIATVNELKDDYLSVKLPDGSIEELAPFKWSIYNFFWNKEAQAVDAETIGTFKQYPVKLAWAITIHKSQGKTFDDVVIDIGRGTFTPGQLYVAFSRCRSFDGIFLKKKIKKSNIWTDWRVVKFVTEYQYGLSEKRMSIDEKIGLIKKAIDDDSFLEITYLRAKGEKSKRAIKPESVGEMEYKEKSFIGVWAYCLKRKDHRSFRVDRILEMKEINLNEAPLGE